From the Cryptosporidium parvum Iowa II chromosome 2, whole genome shotgun sequence genome, one window contains:
- a CDS encoding APG-1 like HSP70 domain containing protein, signal peptide plus likely ER retention motif produces the protein MKPISIQILSSFLLWLVSTSFLINLARSSLIGIDIGNDNSKVASIRPGRGIEIVLNSHSQRKTATAVSFSTSSPSIVRLFGEDALGSMVRNPIRTLLHIPSFLGMCGNDIDVTKTTGELKSETTLPNGLRKDLFPYVIEHNKIQNGTFVRIDGHGMIPEELNGHYLDFLRRMVEGSSMKDNQNKKGGSSLNLNPGPVFGSETVGAVIAIPPTFTQRQRKSLVDSAEIAGLNLFGLVNSLGAAAVHQSTDLRNNENSTFLYYDMGAKHTSSCIVDFQPVNATHMGRTIQTHKINVLGCSTNYNSGGYLADQAIADLVIERIRAAPEKSPLAGVPLDNSRVLQKIAKQSVRTKLLLSTLKQADFFVESLYKDVDISQSISREEFDRSIQEKILSKALEPINESLRVANKTMKEITDVEILGGGIRVPGVRALLDQYFGSFGKNVSQRLNGDEAMAFGAAFVAANQSATFRTRNIFYNEYSSNNYSLRFDDQEIPVINSTSHYHGTHHIELKSSKDFIATLSENGRPISRFNISGIPEFISKAQEGGALEDSILNVTLQIKVDTYGILSLESAYGWKMVNQTIRVPVTVPVNSTKVEEGNSASSSNSTGNSTQNGSVSNGDKKSSTKTIYEEKVITRSQPFMLKFLEEPLDCPLPLTKEIKQSISHHINELNKLDAKHRQLMYSKNSLEALIYDNRNKLYDDIYQKVTLEEEREEITKLLSETEDWLYEIGDEITLELVEEKIKKVSNKTDIVHLKAEEFKYRSELITNVDKKLNYTIQTFEAIQFTHTWVQNSTFAEVKSMLDEFQAWYNDTKSKQSELKPTDSPVLLRFETLKKLDKVVSNVQRVRNIPKPRPKIKSKPKKQDNETQSSSNSTSSQFNFTTPSNNDTIDSEFIPPMDNNSSMSSESSEASSNSSSVPSSEQNRDQSEL, from the coding sequence ATTGATTGGAATTGATATTGGAAATGATAATTCAAAAGTAGCATCAATTCGTCCAGGAAGAGGAATTGAGATAGTTTTGAATTCTCATAGCCAACGAAAGACAGCGACAGCTGTATCATTCAGCACTTCATCTCCTTCTATAGTGCGTCTATTTGGTGAGGATGCCCTTGGAAGTATGGTTAGAAATCCAATCCGTACTTTGTTACACATTCCAAGCTTTCTGGGGATGTGTGGAAATGATATTGATGTAACTAAAACTACAGGAGAACTTAAAAGTGAAACCACTCTACCTAATGGGCTCCGTAAAGATCTCTTTCCATATGTTATAGAACATAACAAGATCCAAAATGGAACTTTTGTTAGAATTGATGGACATGGAATGATTCCAGAGGAGCTTAATGGGCATTATTTGGACTTCTTAAGACGTATGGTTGAAGGTTCTTCCATGAAGGATAATCAAAACAAGAAGGGTGGATCTTCATTGAACTTGAACCCTGGACCGGTTTTTGGGAGTGAGACAGTCGGAGCTGTTATAGCTATTCCTCCGACTTTCACCCAAAGACAAAGAAAGAGCTTAGTAGATTCAGCGGAAATCGCAGGATTGAATCTATTTGGATTGGTGAACTCTCTTGGAGCAGCTGCAGTACACCAATCAACTGATTTGAGAAATAACGAAAATTCAACTTTTCTCTACTATGACATGGGAGCCAAACATACCTCTTCATGTATCGTGGACTTCCAACCAGTAAACGCCACACATATGGGAAGAACAATTCAAACTCATAAAATAAATGTATTAGGTTGTTCTACAAACTATAACTCAGGTGGGTACCTTGCAGACCAGGCAATTGCTGACTTAGTCATCGAAAGGATCAGAGCAGCTCCAGAAAAAAGCCCGCTGGCGGGAGTTCCATTGGATAACTCAAGAGTGTTACAAAAGATTGCGAAACAGAGTGTGAGGACTAAGTTGTTGCTTTCAACTTTGAAGCAGGCAGATTTCTTCGTAGAATCGCTTTATAAAGATGTAGATATTTCTCAGTCGATTTCCAGAGAGGAGTTTGATCGATCAATTCAGGAGAAGATATTGTCTAAGGCCTTGGAACCAATAAATGAGAGTTTAAGAGTTGCAAACAAGACTATGAAGGAAATTACTGATGTGGAGATTTTGGGTGGTGGTATTAGAGTTCCTGGTGTGAGAGCCTTGCTGGATCAATACTTTGGATCATTTGGGAAGAATGTTAGCCAGAGATTGAATGGGGATGAGGCAATGGCCTTTGGTGCGGCTTTCGTTGCAGCAAACCAGTCAGCCACTTTTAGAACTAGAAACATATTCTACAATGAATATTCatccaataattattctttaagGTTTGATGATCAGGAGATTCCAGTAATTAATAGTACATCACATTACCATGGAACACATCATATTGAGCTTAAGTCAAGTAAAGACTTTATTGCAACTTTATCCGAGAACGGAAGACCAATTTCTAGATTCAACATTTCAGGAATTCcagaatttatttctaaagcTCAGGAGGGAGGTGCTCTTGAGGACTCTATATTGAATGTTACTCTTCAAATTAAAGTAGACACTTATGGAATTTTGAGTCTTGAGAGTGCTTATGGATGGAAGATGGTAAATCAGACAATTAGAGTTCCAGTGACAGTACCAGTGAACTCTACAAAGGTTGAAGAGGGGAATTCAGCTTCCAGCTCAAATAGTACAGGAAATTCAACGCAGAATGGTTCTGTTTCAAATGGTGATAAGAAAAGCTCTACTAAAACAATTTATGAGGAGAAAGTAATAACAAGATCTCAGCCATTCATGCTTAAGTTTTTGGAGGAGCCTCTTGACTGCCCTCTTCCTCTCACGAAGGAGATTAAGCAATCAATTAGCCACCATATTAATGAGTTAAACAAGTTAGATGCTAAACACAGGCAATTAATGTACTCAAAGAACTCATTGGAAGCACTTATTTATGATAATAGAAACAAGTTGTATGATGATATTTATCAGAAGGTAACTTTGGAGGAAGAAAGGGAAGAAATCACAAAGCTTCTCTCAGAAACTGAGGATTGGCTATATGAGATTGGAGATGAAATAACTTTGGAGCTTGTAGAAGAGAAGATTAAGAAGGTTTCAAACAAAACAGACATAGTTCATCTTAAGGCGGAAGAGTTTAAGTACAGAAGTGAGCTTATTACAAATGTTGACAAGAAGTTAAACTACACAATTCAGACATTTGAAGCAATACAATTTACTCATACATGGGTCCAGAATTCGACCTTTGCTGAGGTGAAGAGTATGTTGGATGAGTTCCAAGCTTGGTATAATGACACTAAATCAAAGCAATCAGAATTAAAGCCAACAGACTCTCCAGTTTTGCTTAGATTTGAGACTCTCAAAAAGTTAGATAAAGTGGTTTCTAATGTTCAGAGAGTTAGAAATATTCCTAAGCCTAGACCTAAGATTAAGTCAAAGCCAAAAAAGCAAGACAACGAAACCCAATCTAGCAGTAACTCTACTTCCAGTCAGTTCAATTTCACAACTCCATCAAATAACGACACAATAGATTCCGAATTCATTCCTCCTATGGATAATAACTCCAGTA